The Flavobacteriales bacterium genome window below encodes:
- the fabF gene encoding beta-ketoacyl-ACP synthase II, with amino-acid sequence MELKRAVITGMGALTPVGNTLDAYWQNLIAGKSGAAPITHFDASKFKTQFACEVKNFDPEEHFDRKEARKLDPFAQYALVSATEAWADSGLDENTINHDRAGVIWGSGIGGLKTFYDECTEFAAGDGTPRFNPFFIPKMIADIAAGHISMKWNLRGPNFTTVSACASSTNSLIDSFNYIRLGKADIFVTGGSEAAVTQAGVGGFNAMKALSQRNDSPETASRPFDLDRDGFVLGEGAGSLIVEELEHALARGAKIYAEIVGGGMSADAHHITAPHPEGLGAMNVMRAALEDAGMNASEIDYINVHGTSTPLGDIAESKAIMEVFGEQAFNMNISSTKSMTGHLLGAAGAIEAIASVMAVKNDIVPPTINHFTDDPEFNPKLNFTFNKAQKRTVNAALSNTFGFGGHNASVIVKKFVQ; translated from the coding sequence ATGGAGCTTAAACGAGCGGTAATAACAGGTATGGGTGCGCTTACACCCGTTGGCAATACGCTGGATGCGTATTGGCAGAACCTGATCGCTGGGAAAAGTGGTGCCGCTCCCATCACGCATTTCGATGCCTCCAAGTTCAAAACGCAGTTTGCCTGCGAGGTGAAGAACTTCGATCCCGAAGAACACTTCGACCGTAAGGAAGCCCGCAAACTGGACCCGTTCGCGCAGTATGCGCTGGTAAGCGCCACAGAGGCGTGGGCAGATTCTGGGTTGGATGAGAACACGATCAACCACGACCGCGCGGGCGTTATCTGGGGTTCGGGCATCGGAGGCTTGAAGACCTTTTATGATGAATGCACCGAGTTTGCCGCAGGCGATGGTACGCCACGGTTCAACCCGTTCTTCATCCCGAAGATGATCGCGGACATTGCCGCAGGTCACATCTCCATGAAATGGAACTTGCGCGGTCCGAATTTCACCACGGTTTCGGCCTGCGCATCCTCCACCAATTCGCTGATCGATTCGTTCAATTACATCCGCTTGGGCAAAGCAGACATCTTCGTTACTGGAGGTTCGGAAGCGGCCGTAACACAAGCTGGTGTTGGCGGATTCAACGCCATGAAAGCGCTCTCGCAACGGAATGATTCGCCTGAAACAGCTTCGCGTCCGTTTGACCTTGACCGCGATGGTTTTGTTCTGGGAGAAGGTGCTGGCTCGCTCATCGTAGAAGAATTGGAGCATGCGCTTGCACGAGGTGCCAAGATCTATGCTGAGATTGTTGGTGGCGGCATGAGTGCCGATGCGCACCACATCACCGCTCCGCACCCAGAAGGTTTGGGCGCGATGAACGTGATGCGGGCTGCTTTGGAAGATGCGGGCATGAACGCAAGTGAGATTGATTACATCAACGTGCACGGAACAAGCACGCCATTGGGCGATATTGCTGAATCAAAAGCCATCATGGAAGTATTCGGTGAGCAGGCTTTCAACATGAACATCAGTTCCACCAAATCGATGACAGGGCACTTGCTTGGTGCAGCTGGTGCAATCGAGGCCATTGCTTCGGTGATGGCTGTGAAGAACGATATCGTTCCACCGACCATCAACCATTTTACAGATGACCCCGAGTTCAACCCGAAGTTGAATTTCACATTCAATAAGGCGCAAAAGCGAACCGTGAATGCTGCCCTCAGCAACACGTTCGGGTTTGGAGGCCACAACGCCTCGGTCATCGTCAAGAAGTTCGTTCAGTAA
- a CDS encoding HAD-IB family hydrolase produces MNHVEAKQNRSLALFDFDGTISNKDSFVAFMKFTHGKPVFMMRMAMGFLTFAGWKLGLVKSHFTKVKALRSFYRGWTEERMADARKRFTAEVIPTILFPKAIEKINWHKENGHRIIVVTASCDAWLSDWAHEMGLEILCTEMELENGIYTGNLSKPNCRGREKVNRINQHLNLEDYSAIYAYGNDHGDNQMLSIATHPHMREFEK; encoded by the coding sequence ATGAATCATGTTGAAGCTAAGCAAAATCGATCTTTGGCGCTGTTTGATTTTGACGGCACCATTTCCAACAAGGACAGCTTTGTGGCTTTCATGAAATTCACGCATGGAAAACCCGTGTTTATGATGCGCATGGCCATGGGTTTTCTCACGTTTGCGGGTTGGAAATTGGGTCTGGTGAAAAGTCATTTTACGAAGGTGAAAGCACTTCGATCCTTCTACAGAGGTTGGACGGAAGAACGGATGGCCGATGCGCGCAAGCGATTTACAGCTGAGGTCATTCCAACCATTTTATTCCCGAAGGCAATCGAGAAGATCAACTGGCATAAGGAAAACGGTCATCGAATTATTGTGGTAACCGCAAGTTGCGATGCTTGGCTGAGCGATTGGGCACACGAAATGGGATTGGAAATCCTATGCACCGAAATGGAACTGGAAAACGGCATTTACACGGGCAATCTCTCTAAACCGAACTGCCGTGGCCGAGAAAAAGTGAACCGCATCAACCAACATCTGAATTTGGAAGATTATTCAGCGATCTACGCTTACGGCAACGATCATGGCGACAATCAGATGCTTTCGATTGCCACGCATCCGCACATGCGAGAGTTTGAGAAATAA
- a CDS encoding acyl carrier protein yields MSDIASRVKAIIVDKLGVDENEVTPEASFTNDLGADSLDTVELIMEFEKEFNIAIPDDQAENIGTVGEAIKYIEENAK; encoded by the coding sequence ATGTCTGATATTGCATCAAGAGTAAAAGCTATTATCGTAGATAAATTGGGTGTTGATGAGAACGAGGTGACACCAGAGGCAAGTTTCACAAACGACCTTGGGGCCGATTCGTTGGATACGGTTGAGCTGATCATGGAGTTTGAGAAGGAATTCAATATTGCCATTCCTGACGATCAGGCCGAGAACATCGGTACAGTCGGTGAGGCGATCAAATACATAGAGGAGAACGCCAAGTAG
- the hppD gene encoding 4-hydroxyphenylpyruvate dioxygenase → MMSEVKSVEYGLEKIFEGAQDFLPLLGTDYVEFYVGNAKQAAHFYKTAFGFQSLAYAGLETGVRDRASYVLKQDKIRLVLTTALNSESPIGEHVKKHGDGVKVTALWVEDARAAFKETTKRGAKPYMQPTVEKDEHGEVVRAGIYTYGETVHMFVERKNYNGTFLPGYKEWKSDYNPAPTGLKYIDHMVGNVGWGEMNTWVKWYEDVMGFVNFLSFDDKQIHTEYSALMSKVMSNGNGRIKFPINEPAEGKKKSQIEEYLDFYESPGVQHLALATDDILKTVADLRSRGVEFLSTPPEAYYDEIPKRLGKHMDMMKEDINELAKLGIMIDADEEGYLLQIFTKPVEDRPTLFYEIIQRMGARGFGAGNFKALFESIEREQELRGTL, encoded by the coding sequence ATCATGTCAGAAGTAAAAAGTGTAGAGTACGGGTTAGAGAAAATCTTTGAAGGAGCACAGGATTTCCTTCCGCTTCTCGGTACCGATTACGTTGAATTTTATGTAGGAAACGCCAAGCAGGCCGCCCATTTTTATAAAACGGCTTTCGGGTTTCAGAGCCTTGCTTACGCAGGATTGGAAACGGGCGTGAGAGACCGGGCTTCCTATGTGCTGAAGCAAGACAAGATCAGATTGGTGCTGACCACCGCTTTGAACAGCGAATCTCCCATTGGGGAACACGTGAAAAAGCATGGCGATGGCGTGAAAGTGACGGCTTTATGGGTTGAGGATGCACGGGCTGCATTTAAGGAAACGACCAAGCGCGGTGCCAAGCCATACATGCAACCAACCGTTGAAAAGGATGAACACGGTGAAGTTGTCCGTGCGGGTATTTACACCTATGGAGAAACGGTTCACATGTTCGTGGAGCGCAAGAATTATAATGGCACATTCCTTCCTGGTTACAAAGAGTGGAAATCGGATTACAACCCCGCTCCAACTGGCCTGAAGTACATCGACCATATGGTCGGTAACGTTGGTTGGGGAGAAATGAACACATGGGTGAAATGGTACGAGGACGTGATGGGTTTTGTGAACTTCCTATCCTTCGATGACAAGCAAATTCATACCGAATACTCGGCTCTGATGAGTAAGGTGATGAGCAACGGGAATGGCCGAATCAAATTCCCGATCAACGAGCCCGCTGAAGGCAAGAAAAAATCTCAGATCGAAGAATACTTGGATTTCTACGAAAGCCCAGGCGTGCAGCACTTGGCATTAGCTACGGATGATATTCTTAAGACCGTGGCCGACCTCAGAAGTCGTGGCGTGGAGTTCCTTTCAACACCTCCAGAAGCGTATTATGATGAAATTCCGAAGCGTTTGGGCAAGCACATGGATATGATGAAGGAAGACATCAACGAATTGGCCAAACTCGGCATCATGATCGATGCGGATGAGGAAGGCTACCTGCTTCAGATATTCACCAAACCTGTGGAAGACCGACCAACGCTTTTCTATGAGATCATCCAGCGAATGGGTGCTCGCGGTTTCGGTGCAGGAAACTTTAAAGCATTGTTCGAAAGCATTGAGCGCGAGCAGGAATTGCGGGGAACTTTATAG
- a CDS encoding HlyD family efflux transporter periplasmic adaptor subunit, whose product MKNNRILIVLAVAVVALLVVAIILKKKGLVGSSSAEKVAVEEVAKRDITETVSASGKIQSESEVKISPDVSGEIMELPVKEGDRVEEGQLLVKIDPDIQKSNVERLEAALNTSRANLANAQSRLAQSEARLTNSKANYERVKQLFEDKVVAQSEYDASLSEYNVAQSDVEASQQSVEASRFQVKSAEASLQEAQKSLTRTEIYSPVNGTISKLNFEKGERVVGTSQMQGSEIMTIADLAEMEVVVEVNENDIIRVGYNDTCDIEVDAYLDKTFKGIVTNIANSAKSDGTGTDQITNFEVKVRILRTSYSDLVNEKQPDQSPFRPGMSATVDIRTRQVKDVLSVPIQAVTTRTKSELEKQVENREERRERRKGPPSDEGDDEEEEAIDKPAREEDAIELVFVVDGNDVVVKQVKTGIQDNEYIEVVSGVELGDRVVTAPYRAISKKLAPGDEVEVVSKDELYKSNEGEGGFGD is encoded by the coding sequence ATGAAAAACAATCGAATTCTCATCGTTCTGGCGGTGGCCGTTGTGGCACTGCTGGTAGTTGCCATCATCTTAAAGAAGAAAGGTCTTGTCGGTAGTTCATCTGCCGAAAAAGTGGCCGTGGAGGAAGTTGCCAAGCGCGACATCACCGAAACAGTTTCTGCCAGCGGCAAGATCCAGTCCGAATCGGAAGTGAAGATCAGTCCAGATGTTTCGGGAGAGATCATGGAACTTCCCGTAAAGGAAGGCGACCGCGTGGAAGAAGGACAGCTGTTGGTGAAGATCGATCCAGATATTCAGAAATCGAATGTGGAGCGATTGGAAGCTGCTCTGAATACAAGTCGTGCCAACTTGGCAAATGCGCAATCTCGATTGGCGCAATCGGAAGCGCGATTGACCAATTCCAAAGCCAATTATGAGCGGGTAAAACAGTTGTTTGAGGATAAGGTGGTGGCGCAATCGGAGTATGATGCTTCGCTAAGCGAATACAACGTGGCGCAAAGCGATGTGGAAGCATCACAGCAAAGCGTGGAGGCCAGTCGCTTCCAAGTGAAAAGTGCCGAAGCATCGCTACAGGAAGCACAGAAAAGCCTTACGCGAACGGAGATCTACTCGCCTGTAAATGGAACCATTTCCAAACTCAATTTCGAGAAGGGCGAGCGCGTGGTGGGAACTTCTCAGATGCAAGGTTCGGAGATCATGACCATTGCCGACCTCGCGGAAATGGAAGTGGTGGTAGAAGTAAATGAGAACGACATCATCCGTGTGGGTTACAACGACACCTGTGATATTGAGGTGGATGCGTATCTCGACAAGACGTTCAAAGGCATTGTGACCAATATTGCCAATTCGGCCAAGTCGGATGGAACGGGTACCGATCAGATCACCAATTTCGAAGTAAAGGTCCGTATTCTAAGAACTTCTTATTCGGATCTCGTGAATGAGAAGCAGCCCGATCAGTCGCCATTCCGCCCTGGTATGAGCGCCACGGTCGACATCAGAACGCGACAGGTAAAAGATGTGTTGAGTGTACCGATTCAGGCGGTCACCACACGCACCAAGTCTGAACTGGAGAAGCAGGTGGAAAACCGTGAAGAAAGACGTGAACGCAGAAAAGGTCCGCCATCGGATGAGGGTGATGATGAAGAGGAAGAAGCGATAGATAAACCTGCACGGGAAGAAGATGCCATTGAACTTGTATTTGTGGTGGATGGGAACGATGTAGTGGTGAAGCAGGTGAAAACGGGCATTCAGGACAACGAGTACATTGAGGTTGTTTCGGGTGTTGAGCTCGGAGACCGTGTGGTGACCGCTCCTTACCGTGCCATCTCCAAAAAACTTGCGCCAGGCGATGAGGTTGAGGTCGTTTCCAAAGACGAACTGTACAAATCCAACGAAGGCGAAGGCGGCTTCGGTGACTAA
- the tsaB gene encoding tRNA (adenosine(37)-N6)-threonylcarbamoyltransferase complex dimerization subunit type 1 TsaB, whose protein sequence is MPTILHIESATLTCSVAVSRNGETLALKETHDQTYSHSEKLVVFIDETIKKAGLKPSDLDAVCVSKGPGSYTGLRIGVSAAKGLCYGLGIPLLSVGSLESMTHWAMTEFSEQLTDISFFCPMIDARRMEVYTQMFDASLKELQPVSAEIIDEASFAEELEKGNVAFLGDGAGKCKEFINHPNAIFLDDFNPSARGMIGLAEGKFAAKQFEDVAYFEPYYLKDFVAGKPKRVF, encoded by the coding sequence TTGCCAACCATTCTTCATATTGAAAGTGCCACGCTCACATGTTCGGTCGCTGTGTCGCGCAATGGCGAAACGCTTGCGCTGAAAGAGACGCACGATCAAACCTATTCCCATTCCGAAAAACTGGTGGTTTTTATCGATGAGACCATCAAAAAGGCAGGTTTGAAACCTTCCGATCTGGATGCGGTCTGCGTCTCGAAAGGCCCTGGTTCCTACACAGGTTTGCGCATCGGTGTTTCTGCTGCAAAAGGGTTGTGTTATGGGCTGGGAATTCCGTTGCTTTCGGTCGGTTCGTTGGAATCCATGACTCATTGGGCAATGACAGAATTTTCAGAACAACTGACCGATATCTCCTTTTTCTGTCCGATGATCGATGCGCGCAGGATGGAAGTTTACACTCAAATGTTCGATGCTTCGCTGAAAGAGCTTCAACCTGTTTCCGCAGAGATCATTGATGAAGCCAGTTTTGCCGAAGAATTGGAAAAAGGCAACGTGGCGTTTTTGGGTGATGGCGCGGGCAAATGCAAAGAGTTCATCAACCACCCGAATGCCATCTTCTTGGATGATTTCAACCCAAGTGCAAGAGGAATGATCGGTTTGGCGGAAGGAAAGTTTGCAGCCAAACAGTTTGAAGATGTCGCCTACTTTGAACCCTATTACCTGAAAGATTTTGTGGCTGGGAAGCCGAAGAGGGTGTTTTAA